The genomic window TCGGCATACATGAAATGGCCGTCGTACTCATCATACTGGTGTCGATTGCCGTCATCCTCGGCACGAAGTCGCGCATGGTTTCGATCATTATGCTCGGAGCCATCGGCTTCTCCATGTCGCTGTTCTTCGTATTCTTCAGGGCAGCCGACCTTGCACTGACACAGCTTGCCATCGAAACGGTGACGACTGCGCTCTTCCTGGTCTGCTTCTATCATCTGCCGAAGAACAGCAGACATCAGGAGCGTATGAGGTTCAAGCTGACGAACTTCCTCGTCTCCCTCGGGGTGGCGCTCATCGTCATCATCATCGGGCTTACCGCCTATTCGAACCAGCTGTTCGACCGCATCAGCGAGTTCCATATAGAAAATGTATATGAGCTTGCCGCAGGCGGCAACATGGTCAACGTCATACTCGTCGACTTCCGTGGTTTCGATACACTCTTCGAAACACTCGTATTCGGCATCGCAGGCATCGGCATATACAGCCTGATGAAACTCAGATTGAACAGAAAGGATGGGAATAATGAAGAACACGCTGAAGAAAGCCGGATATAATAAAGTTCAGAAACAGATGAACGATGTGTTTCTCCAGTTCACTGCGAAAGTGGTCTTCTTCATCGTCATCATGTTCTCCTTCAACCTGTTCTTCGCAGGCCACTATACACCGGGTGGCGGATTCGTCGGGGGGCTGCTCGCAGCAGCGGCACTCATCCTCCTTCTAATCGCATATGACAGGAAGACGCTGGAAAGCATGGTGCCCATCGATTTCAGGTTGGTCATCACGATCGGACTGGTGTTTGCAGCAGGCATACCGACGCTCTCCTTCCTGTTCGGCACACCGTTCTTCACACACCAGTACACCTACGTGGAAATTCCGGTATTCGGGGAAGTGGCGCTCCACTCCGCAGTCCTTTTCGACATCGGAGTCTTCCTTACAGTAGCTGCCACTGCCCTCCTCATCATCGTACTTGTAGGGGAGGCGGATGAATAATGGAACTGATCACAATCATATTGAGCGGCATCCTCATCGGCTCTGCCGTATACATGATGCTGTCGAAAAGTGTTTTGAGAATCATCATCGGCACTGCGCTCCTCAGCCATGGGGTCCACCTTATGCTCCTTACAATGGGACAGCTGAAGCGCGGGAATATCCCGGTGCTCGATGAAGAAGTATCCAACTACTCTGACCCGCTGCCGCAGGCGCTCATCCTGACCGCAATCGTCATTGCCTTTGCACTGACCGCCTATATATTGGTTCTTGCCCTGAGAAGCTACAGGGAGCTTGGTACAGACGACGTTGAACAGATGAAAGGAGTCCCACATGACGACTAACATATTGCCTCTATTGCCAATAATGATTCCATTCTTTGCGGGAATCATCATGTTATTTACAGGGCAGCGGCCATTGGCACATAGGGTGATTGCGACAATAAGCAGTCTGCTCATCATCATATCTGCCGTTTGGCTGGTCGTCCTCGTCTATCGGAACGGCACGATTGCGACTTTCCTTGGAGATTGGGCTCCGCCCTTCGGCATCAGTGTCGTCATAGATATGGCGGCGGCGCTCCTGCTCCTTACAACCGCAATCATCACATTGTTTACCGTAATCTATTCCTTCCAGTCCATCGGCGTCGAACGTGAGAAATTCTACTACTATGTCATGGTCATGTTCATGATTTCCGGTGTGAACGGTGCCTTCTCGACCGGAGACCTGTTCAACATGTTCGTCTTCTTCGAAGTCTTCCTGCTCGCCTCCTATGTACTCATCACGTTGGGCGGCACTAAGATCCAACTTCAGGAAGGATTCAAATATATACTCGTCAACATGATCTCCTCGAACTTCTTCGTCCTTGGACTCGCCTATCTCTATTCGGTGACAGGCTCACTCAATATGGCTGATATCCATGCGAAGCTCGCAGGATTTGAAGGAAACTACAGCATCATGACACTCGTCGCTGTTGTCCTGCTGTTTGTATTTGCGACGAAGGCTGGGGTCTTCCCCCTCTACTTCTGGCTGCCAGGCTCATACTATGCCCCGCCGATGCCTGTACTGATCCTGTTCGGTGCACTGCTTACGAAAGTCGGCATCTATGCGATTGCCAGAACGTACAGCTTGCTATTCATAGATAATGTCGAATTCACCCACCAAATGCTGCTTCTCCTCGCTCTGGCCACCATCGTCATGGGGTCCATCGGTGCACTCAGCCACGCGGATATGAAGCGCATCATCATCTACAACATACTGATTGCAGTCGGCGTCATTCTTGTCGGCGTATCGATGATGGATGAGTCCGGAATGCTCGGTGCGTTCTACTACCTGATCCATGACATGATAATCAAAGCGGCGCTGTTCATGCTTGTCGGCTTCCTCATCTACCGTACCGGGGAGACGAACGCCGAAAGGCTGGGCGGTCTGATCAAGATCCACCCCATTACAGGCTGGATGTTCTTCATTGCCGCTCTGTCACTTGCAGGAGTGCCGCCACTTCCGGGATTCTACGGCAAGCTGTTCATCGTGCAGTCGACGTTCGCCAACGACAACTACATCGCCGGCATCCTCGTGCTCATTTCAAGCCTTGTTGTGCTGTACTCCGTCATCAGGATCTTCATCAGCGCATTCTGGGGCGAGGATATGGACTTCAGCAGGCTGAAGCCGGTCAAGAGCGATAAGCTGCTCTTTGCCTCCATAGCGATGGTGATCGTCTCCGTCGCTTTCGGTCTCGCGGCGGATGCACTCTATCCGATGCTCGAGATGGCAGCGCAATCGTTCCATGATCCAGCCTCTTACTCTAATTATCTGCCGGAGGTGGAATAGATGGCATTACAAATACTGATCAATCTGGCCCTCGCCGCCCTTTGGATGTTCCTGTCCTCGAATTTCAGTGTGGCATCATTCACTGCCGGGTACCTGCTTGGGATGCTCGCAGTGTACATGCTCAGGAACTTCCTGCCGGGCTCCTTCTATCTCAGAAGGGTCAAAGCAGTTATCGTTCTTGTGTTCATCTTCATCTGGCAGATGATCCTGGCCAACATCGACGTGGTGAGGATCGTCCTGCGGCCGAAGATAGATATACGTCCCGGGTTCTTTGCATATCCATGCGACCTTGAAGACGAATGGGCAGTCAGTCTGCTGTCCGCCCTGATCACTTTGACTCCGGGGACTGTCGTAGTAGCCATATCGGATGATCATTCCACACTGTATGTACACGGACTTGATGTTGAAGATTCAGAGACCGAAATCGCCTCGATCAAGGACAGCTTCGAACAGGCGATCAAAGAGGTGAAGAAACCATGAATACTTTCCTTGATATCGTCATCATTCTGAGCATCATCATTCTTGCATTCTCGATGGTCGGCATGGTGTACCGCATGGTGAAGGGGCCTTCCCTCCACGATAAGGTCATGGCCCTCGACGCCTTCGGTGTCATGCTGATGGCGATGATTGCATTGATTGCCATGACGCTCCATACGACCTACCTGCTTGTAGTCATACTGCTCATCGGCATACTGGCCTACATCGCCACGATCGCATTTGCCAAATATCTGGAGAAAGGCGTGATTTTTGAAAATGATAGAGATCATAATGAGTAGCCTCATCGCCTTCTTCATACTGGGTGGTGCCTTCTTTACAGCCGTCAGTGCCATCGGTGTCATCAGGCTGCCTGATGTCTATTCCCGGATGCATGCAGCTTCGAAGAGCTCCACTCTCGGAGTGATGATGATGATGATCGGCACCTTCCTCTACTTCTGGTACATGGACGGCTACATGGACAGCAAGCTTTTCCTTGCCATCCTGTTCATCTTCATCACTGCACCGGTATCCGCCCACATGCTTTCACGCAGTGCGTTCCATACCGGCGTCACGCCCTATAAGCTGACTGTGCTGAATGAACTCAAACGGGACGAGATGGGCGAATCCGACGATACGGACACCCACCCGATCACAATAAAGAACTTCAAGAAATAAATAAAAAAGTGCAGTGGCACCCAAATGGGTGCCACTGCACTTTTTTCATCTCTTCTTTTTCACTGCCATGGTACACCGGGACAGGCAGACGAGTGATTCCTCCTCGTCCATGATCTCGATTTCCCATATCTGCGAGCTCCTGCCCTGATGCCGGCACCTTGCTGTGGCGGTAAGCATGCCCGACTGCTTCGTCTTGATGTGGTTGGCGTTTACCTCCATGCCGAAGGTGATCTCATCTTCGGCAATAAGCCCTGCGGCTCCGCGGCTGGCGGCTGTTTCCGCCAATACCACATTTGCTCCGCCATGAAGGTAGCCGTATGGCTGGAGCACCTTCTCCGTAACCGGCATCCCCATTACCATGAGGCCCGGCTCATCCCGCACGACTTCAATCTCGAGCAGTTCGATCAGACCGCCGCTATTCATGGACATCCCCTGTCTCGAACAGCTTTACGATGGTGCGTATCATCACGCCTGTCGCCCCTTTGGGACCATATGGCGTTTCTTTATCCGATGTACCCGTCCCCGCAATATCGAAGTGGATCCACGGTGTGCCGTTGGCGAACTGCTTGATGAAGCAGGCCGCGAATGATGCTCGGCCTGGCTTCTCCACGTGATTCGTGAGATCTGCGACCTGCGACTGGCGTACATTCTGCTCCTCGATTTCGGAAATCGGCAGCTGCCAGATCTCTTCACCGGTATGCTTCGTCATTTCCACCAGCGGTGCGAGGAATGAAGCGTCCTTGTTCGTGAACACCCCTGTACGCTCTGTACCGAGTGCAGCCACGACGGCACCGGTCAATGTAGCGAAATCCATGATCAGGCTTGGTGCGTACTGGGAGGCATGGAAGACTGCATCCCCGAGTACCAGACGGCCTTCAGCATCCGTGTTCTTTATTTCCACAGACTGTCCGCTATAGGAAACATAGACATCGTCCGGCCGCATGGCATTTCCATCCACCATATTTTCTGCGAGTGCTACGACTGCGATGACATGGACCGGCAGCGACATCTCCGAAATGGCATGGACCATGCCGATTACATTCGCAGCCCCGCTCATATCATATTTCATTTCCGGCATGCCGGTCTTAGTCTTGATCGAATATCCGCCTGTATCGAACGTGATGCCCTTGCCGACCAGGGCGATCGGCCTGTGTCCTTCCGCTTCCGGGTGACGGTATTCGATGGTGACGAGCCGCGGCTTCGCCTTGGAGCCTTTGCCGACTGCATTGATCAGGCCATACCCTTCTTCTTCAAGCGCTTCCGCGCTCTTCACTTCTCCCGTCACATACGGATGGGAGCGGAATATGGCGGCGATCTTGTCTGCCATATGTTCCGGTGTCATGATGTTCGGCGGCGTCTCACTGAAGTTTCTCGCCATGGCAATCGCCGCACCGACTTTCCTGTAACGTGAAATCCTCTCTTCAACCGCTTCGCTGCTGGTGATCGAGAACATCGCTTCTTCAGAGAAGAGGGGCGCCTGGTCGGTCTTATATGTATTGAATTCATACACACTGATCTCCGCCATTATGCCCACCGCCTCCGCAAGCATGTCCATATCCACCGGGAACGTATCGAGCAGTATCTGTCCGCGGACCGTATCCGTATCTTTCATGAACTGGAACATTCTGCCCAGTGCTTCCGACAGTCTCACTGAATCAAGCTTGTCGATCGCCCCGAGTCCGATGGCGATGACTTTGCGGTAGTCCCGCTGTATGGTCACGCCAGTTGTCGTCACTGCTGAAAATTCCGTCGACAGGACATCCTCCTTGATGATGGCATCCATCTGGCCGCCAAGCAGCGTGTCCACTTCTTCATAATTCTCCATACGGGCCGGCTCATGCGGCAGCCCGATGATGATCGGTTCCTCTGTTGCGACATATTTGTCGCGATATTGAAATTCCATCATTTATCCTCCTAGAACATCTGATACCCGGCTTTGCGCAAGTAGCGGATAGTCATACCGGCAAGTATCGTCCCGACGAGCCCGCTCCCAAGCATCAGCATATCC from Salinicoccus sp. RF5 includes these protein-coding regions:
- a CDS encoding Na+/H+ antiporter subunit E; its protein translation is MALQILINLALAALWMFLSSNFSVASFTAGYLLGMLAVYMLRNFLPGSFYLRRVKAVIVLVFIFIWQMILANIDVVRIVLRPKIDIRPGFFAYPCDLEDEWAVSLLSALITLTPGTVVVAISDDHSTLYVHGLDVEDSETEIASIKDSFEQAIKEVKKP
- a CDS encoding Na(+)/H(+) antiporter subunit B; protein product: MKNTLKKAGYNKVQKQMNDVFLQFTAKVVFFIVIMFSFNLFFAGHYTPGGGFVGGLLAAAALILLLIAYDRKTLESMVPIDFRLVITIGLVFAAGIPTLSFLFGTPFFTHQYTYVEIPVFGEVALHSAVLFDIGVFLTVAATALLIIVLVGEADE
- the mnhG gene encoding monovalent cation/H(+) antiporter subunit G, which encodes MSSLIAFFILGGAFFTAVSAIGVIRLPDVYSRMHAASKSSTLGVMMMMIGTFLYFWYMDGYMDSKLFLAILFIFITAPVSAHMLSRSAFHTGVTPYKLTVLNELKRDEMGESDDTDTHPITIKNFKK
- a CDS encoding Na+/H+ antiporter subunit D, with amino-acid sequence MTTNILPLLPIMIPFFAGIIMLFTGQRPLAHRVIATISSLLIIISAVWLVVLVYRNGTIATFLGDWAPPFGISVVIDMAAALLLLTTAIITLFTVIYSFQSIGVEREKFYYYVMVMFMISGVNGAFSTGDLFNMFVFFEVFLLASYVLITLGGTKIQLQEGFKYILVNMISSNFFVLGLAYLYSVTGSLNMADIHAKLAGFEGNYSIMTLVAVVLLFVFATKAGVFPLYFWLPGSYYAPPMPVLILFGALLTKVGIYAIARTYSLLFIDNVEFTHQMLLLLALATIVMGSIGALSHADMKRIIIYNILIAVGVILVGVSMMDESGMLGAFYYLIHDMIIKAALFMLVGFLIYRTGETNAERLGGLIKIHPITGWMFFIAALSLAGVPPLPGFYGKLFIVQSTFANDNYIAGILVLISSLVVLYSVIRIFISAFWGEDMDFSRLKPVKSDKLLFASIAMVIVSVAFGLAADALYPMLEMAAQSFHDPASYSNYLPEVE
- a CDS encoding Na(+)/H(+) antiporter subunit C, whose translation is MELITIILSGILIGSAVYMMLSKSVLRIIIGTALLSHGVHLMLLTMGQLKRGNIPVLDEEVSNYSDPLPQALILTAIVIAFALTAYILVLALRSYRELGTDDVEQMKGVPHDD
- a CDS encoding Na(+)/H(+) antiporter subunit F1; translation: MNTFLDIVIILSIIILAFSMVGMVYRMVKGPSLHDKVMALDAFGVMLMAMIALIAMTLHTTYLLVVILLIGILAYIATIAFAKYLEKGVIFENDRDHNE
- a CDS encoding leucyl aminopeptidase, which gives rise to MEFQYRDKYVATEEPIIIGLPHEPARMENYEEVDTLLGGQMDAIIKEDVLSTEFSAVTTTGVTIQRDYRKVIAIGLGAIDKLDSVRLSEALGRMFQFMKDTDTVRGQILLDTFPVDMDMLAEAVGIMAEISVYEFNTYKTDQAPLFSEEAMFSITSSEAVEERISRYRKVGAAIAMARNFSETPPNIMTPEHMADKIAAIFRSHPYVTGEVKSAEALEEEGYGLINAVGKGSKAKPRLVTIEYRHPEAEGHRPIALVGKGITFDTGGYSIKTKTGMPEMKYDMSGAANVIGMVHAISEMSLPVHVIAVVALAENMVDGNAMRPDDVYVSYSGQSVEIKNTDAEGRLVLGDAVFHASQYAPSLIMDFATLTGAVVAALGTERTGVFTNKDASFLAPLVEMTKHTGEEIWQLPISEIEEQNVRQSQVADLTNHVEKPGRASFAACFIKQFANGTPWIHFDIAGTGTSDKETPYGPKGATGVMIRTIVKLFETGDVHE
- a CDS encoding PaaI family thioesterase; this encodes MNSGGLIELLEIEVVRDEPGLMVMGMPVTEKVLQPYGYLHGGANVVLAETAASRGAAGLIAEDEITFGMEVNANHIKTKQSGMLTATARCRHQGRSSQIWEIEIMDEEESLVCLSRCTMAVKKKR